One region of Carya illinoinensis cultivar Pawnee chromosome 8, C.illinoinensisPawnee_v1, whole genome shotgun sequence genomic DNA includes:
- the LOC122318126 gene encoding uncharacterized protein LOC122318126 isoform X5 produces the protein MELVISIVAKIAEYTVAPVGQWLCYSCHYNSNMENLRNQEKNLRDFKKRVLHSIEAASRKGEEIEDDVQTWLAKVDGILHQLATEILGGGEAEAGTRSSNAACLNLKHRHQLSREAKKIVENIAELLKNGNFSKVGFRPAAQEMVNPINSDYMSLDSRISIMERIMEALGDANINRIGVWGSPGVGKSTLMKEIFQKAKEESLFHEVALANVTDTPDVIRIQGEIAEMLDLELDPDKIVTVRAGRLRARLEKDNEKKILVILDDVWKQLDLEEIGITPSERCKVLLTSRDRQVLADEMRTEKNSFKLDILGEQEAWKLFEKMAGDSIKDDHDLQNEAIKVAKACEGLPIALVTVSRALKNKNLSTWKDALVQLTRPPPKHDTKIWSPVYSCIELSYRHLDGREVKSLFLLCARQGYYISYRDLLRYGFGLRLFDRIYTLEEARNRLETLVNNLRDSCLLLQSPHSSEEFYMHDVVRHVATIIASNDHNMFVMRGDGGQKAWPDVDALKICEALSIHGGDHIHKYPNKIECPNLRYFHVRCKNRYLATPSSTSFQGMNKLEDIFFQGMDKLEVLSLTNIQLSSLLSLRNLQTLCLDECKLGDIHGIGELKNLVILSLARSDISNLPTEIGLLTRLQLLDLSSCYELKVIPPNVLSSLVNLEELYMRKITVQWEVEGPSNEGKNASLAELKKLSNLITLEIDIPDANNLPKDSFTEKLKRYKICIGGTWHLFFKEELAFSRMLKLKLNMSFQLDFGIKMLLKRTEYLHLDESNITKSVLYQLDREDFQQLKHLCIENNGNIKHIPELRTSAFKNLKVLKVENCETLRFIFSSSIARGLSLLEELNITRCNNMGAIFVKEEEDEIEDQGDMMLFGRLQTLVLKDLPKLVGFLSTRETNSEGNLHDFQLPLLHHQVSFPSLQTLRMKGLPKIKYVWSCGQEPKTVIRCLEHLQVLEIEDCGVEEIVAFERGGEAIAIRTLMFPQVTELKFRNLSRLKGFYKGVHVSKWPMLKEMEIERCEKVEIFASEVVSFEKTVEDQRQSEMSIKQPLFLVNELSFPSLKKLDISGMDKLEIVWQDQVTATSIPNIPNANNLPANFFSEKLERYRICIGVHSYYENFMREVAFSRVLKLKLNLSFQLDVGIKMLMKRTEYLYLDEENSSKSVLYEVDREDFQQLKHLHIQNNDNINHILESGTSVVAFPILETFVLKNMISLVEICQGNLPLESFKNLKVLKVDNCEKLIFIFSSSIARGLSLLEELNITGCNNMVAVFVKEEEDGIEDQGDMMLFGRLQTLVLQDLPKLVGFLSSKDSFMADCRETNSEGSHDLQLPLLHHDQVSLPSLQTLRMEGLPKIKHVWSCGQEPKTVFTGLEQLKILEITNCGVEEIVAVEGGGEVVAIRTFEFPRVSTLELRNLKRLKWFYKAVHVSKWPMLKKLKIERCEEVEIFASGVVSFEETIKERQSEMSIKQPLFLVDEVSFPSLQTLRMKGLPKIKYVWSCGQESKTVIRCLEQLQVLEIEDCGVEEIVAVERGGEAVAIRTLVFPQVTKLKFRNLPRLKWFYKGVHVSKWPMLKEMKIKRCEKVEIFASEVVSFEKAIKDQRQFEMSIKQPIFSVNEHSIPSLEILFISNMDSVEIIFGKLEGQNGKESQVLISPASGTEESGATTHFVSTGKLPLIYFKNLKVLEVENYQKLRFLFSSSIARGLSLLEKLKIKRCNNMGAIVVTEEKYGIEDGDVILFHQLQTLVLEDLPELVSFLSTKSSFMTDCGQIIAEGNHNLHMPLLHQHSFPSLETLEFSNMDSLEIIFGKLEGQNGKEPQVSIFPASGTEESGATTHFVSTLSFPSLKKLHIRWMRKLEIIWQDQVTATSFPNIQELDIHNCDKLLHVFQSKLHTTTTLIQSLTVLNISYCSSLETVFGNMEGQNGKEPQVLIAPSSGTEDGIAGHIEFPILTELLLFELPKLKWIFEGVHTNLESWPSLKRLCLWECSEQVNKMMWASKFASSSSSQENQLPTCIQQPMFVVEEGTFPNLEYLSFCFRERTKCPSRFSDFPDPSSLLTGLPNLLNLNVYDRVWEEIFPYELVDREIRLRMLRLCRLCMLTHLWKEDNTQPCPLFHNLEYLHVLRCGKLRNIVPSSVSLRNLTRLEISDCHGLINLLTSSTAKTLVQLERMTVIDCKRITEIVAMEDGEANVAITFNKLRRLELRGLPNLTHFCSGHYSFGFPSLDEVIVRCCPEMKTFSHGVLSTPKLKGVSDDYSWFSKRNLYWEDDLNTTTRCLWEESNQYDTRLLFRERVENSEEDEDHPSEDEDHSENFEEDEDHPSEDEDHSENSEEDEDHPSEDEDHFETTEEW, from the exons atggagTTAGTTATTTCAATTGTAGCGAAAATAGCAGAGTACACGGTTGCACCTGTTGGACAGTGGCTATGCTATTCATGCCACTACAATAGCAACATGGAGAATTTGAGGAATCAGGAAAAGAATTTGCGGGATTTTAAGAAAAGGGTGCTACACTCGATTGAGGCTGCTTCAAGAAAAGGCGAGGAAATTGAAGATGATGTTCAAACGTGGTTGGCAAAGGTGGATGGTATTTTACATCAATTGGCCACCGAAATACTTGGTGGAGGTGAAGCAGAAGCAGGTACGAGGAGCTCTAATGCGGCATGCCTAAACTTGAAACATCGACATCAATTAAGTCGGGAAGCAAAGAAGATCGTGGAAAATATTGCCGAACTTCTTAAAAATGGAAACTTCAGCAAAGTCGGTTTTCGTCCCGCTGCGCAAGAAATGGTGAATCCAATAAACAGTGATTACATGAGCTTGGATTCAAGGATATCAATTATGGAGAGAATTATGGAGGCATTGGGAGATGCTAATATCAACAGGATCGGCGTGTGGGGGTCACCTGGAGTTGGAAAGAGTACACTTATGAAAGAAATTTTCCAGAAAGCCAAGGAGGAAAGTTTATTCCATGAGGTGGCTCTAGCAAATGTGACGGACACCCCAGACGTAATTCGAATACAAGGAGAAATTGCAGAGATGCTAGATCTAGAGCTTGATCCTGATAAAATTGTAACAGTAAGAGCAGGCCGTCTACGGGCGAGGTTAGAAAAAGACAATGAGAAGAAGATACTTGTTATCTTGGATGATGTATGGAAACAACTTGATTTGGAGGAAATAGGAATTACTCCTTCCGAAAGATGCAAAGTACTACTCACATCCAGAGATCGGCAGGTACTAGCAGATGAGATGCGCACCGAAAAGAACAGCTTTAAACTCGACATTTTAGGAGAACAAGAAGCATGGAAATTATTTGAAAAGATGGCGGGTGATTCTATCAAAGATGATCATGATTTGCAAAATGAAGCAATTAAGGTAGCTAAAGCGTGTGAAGGTCTTCCTATTGCACTTGTAACAGTTTCTAGGGCATTAAAGAATAAGAATTTGAGTACCTGGAAGGATGCCCTGGTGCAACTAACAAGACCCCCTCCAAAACATGACACAAAAATATGGTCACCCGTATATTCTTGTATAGAGCTAAGCTATAGACATCTTGATGGTAGAGAGGTCAAATCCCTCTTTTTGCTTTGTGCTCGACAAGGTTACTACATTTCCTACCGGGATTTGTTGAGATATGGTTTCGGTCTGCGTTTATTCGATCGCATCTATACATTGGAAGAAGCAAGAAACAGGCTAGAGACTTTAGTTAATAATCTCCGAGATTCTTGTTTGCTACTACAAAGTCCACATAGCTCCGAGGAATTTTACATGCATGATGTTGTTCGTCATGTCGCTACGATAATTGCATCAAATGATCATAATATGTTTGTCATGAGAGGCGATGGTGGGCAAAAAGCATGGCCAGATGTGGATGCACTAAAAATATGCGAGGCACTCTCTATCCATGGTGGAGATCATATCCATAAATATCCCAATAAAATAGAATGTCCTAATTTAAGATACTTTCATGTCCGGTGTAAAAATCGATATTTGGCAACCCCAAGCAGTACTTCCTTCCAAGGGATGAACAAGCTCGAAGACATTTTCTTCCAGGGGATGGACAAGCTCGAAGTTCTAAGTTTGACAAATATACAACTTTCATCACTTTTGTCACTTAGAAACCTACAAACATTGTGTCTAGATGAATGTAAGTTGGGAGATATTCATGGGATTGGAGAACTCAAGAATTTAGTTATTCTTAGTCTTGCTCGTTCTGACATTTCAAATCTGCCAACAGAAATAGGGTTGTTGACTCGTTTGCAGTTATTGGATTTGAGCAGTTGTTACGAACTTaaagtgattcctcctaatgtCTTGTCAAGCTTGGTCAACTTAGAAGAGTTGTATATGCGAAAAATCACTGTCCAATGGGAGGTTGAAGGACccagcaatgaaggaaaaaaTGCTAGCCTTGCAGAGCTGAAGAAATTGTCAAACTTGATCACCTTAGAGATTGATATTCCGGATGCCAACAATCTACCGAAAGATTCGTTTACTGAAAAGCTTAAGAGATACAAGATATGCATTGGAGGTACCTGGCATCTCTTTTTTAAGGAGGAGTTGGCCTTCTCAAGAATGTTAAAACTCAAACTGAATATGAGCTTCCAATTAGACTTTGGGATCAAAATGCTACTGAAGAGGACAGAATATCTTCATTTAGACGAGTCGAACATTACGAAGAGTGTCTTATATCAATTAGATAGAGAAGATTTTCAACAACTGAAACATCTCTGTATCGAAAATAATGGTAATATTAAGCATATCCCTGAGTTGAGGACATCGGCCTTCAAAAACTTGAAAGTTTTAAAGGTGGAAAACTGTGAGACATTAAGATTTATCTTCTCATCATCTATAGCTAGAGGCCTTTCACTACTTGAAGAATTGAACATAACAAGATGCAACAACATGGGTGCAATATtcgtgaaagaagaagaagacgaaataGAAGATCAGGGAGATATGATGTTGTTCGGTCGACTTCAAACCTTAGTGCTAAAGGATCTTCCAAAGCTCGTGGGCTTCCTAAGCACAAGAGAAACCAATTCAGAGGGCAACCTGCATGATTTTCAGTTGCCGCTTCTACATCATCAG GTTTCCTTTCCAAGCTTGCAAACACTACGTATGAAGGGTCTACCCAAAATAAAGTACGTATGGAGCTGTGGTCAAGAACCCAAAACAGTCATCAGATGTCTCGAGCATTTGCAAGTACTTGAGATTGAGGATTGTGGGGTGGAGGAAATTGTTGCATTTGAAAGAGGAGGAGAAGCAATAGCAATTAGGACCTTGATGTTCCCTCAAGTAACTGAGTTGAAGTTTAGAAATTTATCGAGACTCAAGGGGTTTTACAAAGGAGTGCATGTTTCAAAATGGCCAATGCTAAAAGAGATGGAAATTGAAAGATGCGAGAAAGTTGAGATTTTTGCTTCAGAAGTTGTGAGCTTTGAAAAAACAGTTGAAGATCAGAGGCAGTCTGAGATGTCCATTAAACAACCCCTTTTCTTGGTGAATGAG ctCTCGTTTCCGAGCTTGAAGAAGTTGGATATTTCGGGCATGGATAAGTTGGAAATTGTATGGCAGGATCAAGTCACCGCGACTTCTATTCCCAATATTCCGAATGCCAACAATCTACCGGCAAATTTCTTTTCTGAAAAGCTTGAGAGATACAGGATATGCATTGGAGTTCATAGCTactatgaaaattttatgaggGAGGTAGCCTTCTCAAGAGTTTTAAAACTCAAATTGAATTTGAGCTTTCAATTGGACGTTGGGATCAAAATGCTAATGAAGAGAACGGAATATCTTTATTTAGACGAGGAGAACAGTTCTAAGAGTGTCTTATATGAAGTAGATAGAGAAGATTTTCAACAATTGAAGCATCTCCATAtccaaaataatgataatattaatCATATCCTTGAGTCGGGGACATCGGTTGTTGCCTTTCCTATACTGGAgacatttgttttgaaaaatatgataaGCTTGGTAGAAATTTGTCAGGGTAACCTTCCATTGGAATCCTTCAAAAACTTGAAAGTTTTAAAGGTGGATAACtgtgaaaaattaatatttatcttcTCATCATCGATAGCCAGAGGCCTTTCACTACTTGAAGAATTGAATATAACAGGATGCAACAACATGGTTGCAGTATtcgtgaaagaagaagaagacggaaTAGAAGATCAGGGAGATATGATGTTGTTCGGTCGACTTCAAACCTTGGTGCTACAGGATCTTCCAAAGCTCGTAGGCTTCCTAAGCTCAAAAGATTCATTCATGGCTGATTGTAGAGAAACCAATTCAGAGGGCAGCCATGATCTTCAGTTGCCACTTCTACATCATGATCAG GTTTCCCTTCCTAGCTTGCAAACACTGCGTATGGAGGGTCTACCCAAAATAAAGCACGTATGGAGCTGTGGACAAGAACCCAAAACAGTTTTCACAGGTCTCGAGCAATTGAAAATACTTGAGATTACCAATTGTGGGGTGGAAGAAATTGTTGCAGttgaaggaggaggagaagtaGTAGCAATAAGGACTTTCGAGTTCCCTCGAGTAAGTACTTTGGAgcttagaaatttaaaaagacTCAAGTGGTTTTACAAAGCAGTGCATGTTTCAAAATGGCCGATGCTGAAAAAGCTGAAAATTGAAAGATGCGAGGAAGTTGAGATTTTTGCTTCAGGAGTTGTGAGCTTTGAAGAAACCATTAAAGAGAGGCAGTCAGAGATGTCCATTAAACAGCCCCTTTTCTTGGTGGATGAG GTTTCCTTTCCAAGCTTGCAAACGCTACGTATGAAGGGTCTACCCAAAATAAAGTACGTATGGAGTTGTGGTCAAGAATCCAAAACAGTCATCAGATGTCTCGAGCAATTGCAAGTACTTGAGATTGAGGATTGTGGGGTGGAGGAAATTGTTGCAGTTGAAAGAGGAGGAGAAGCAGTAGCAATTAGGACTTTGGTGTTCCCTCAAGtaactaagttgaagtttagaaATTTACCGAGACTCAAGTGGTTTTACAAAGGAGTGCATGTTTCAAAATGGCCGATGTTGaaagagatgaaaattaaaagatgCGAGAAAGTTGAGATTTTTGCTTCAGAAGTTGTGAGCTTTGAAAAAGCAATTAAAGATCAAAGGCAGTTTGAGATGTCCATTAAACAACCCATTTTCTCGGTGAATGAG CACTCAATCCCCAGCTTGGAGATACTGTTCATTTCGAACATGGATTCGgtagaaattatatttggaaaGCTGGAGGGGCAAAATGGTAAAGAATCACAAGTTTTAATATCCCCAGCGTCAGGGACAGAAGAAAGTGGAGCAACCACACACTTTGTGTCAACT GGCAAACTTCCATTGATATACTTCAAAAACTTGAAAGTTTTAGAGGTGGAGAACTATCAGAAATTAAGATTTCTCTTCTCATCATCCATAGCCAGAGGCCTTTCACtacttgaaaaattgaaaataaaaagatgcaACAACATGGGTGCAATAGTTGTGACAGAAGAAAAATACGGAATAGAAGATGGAGATGTAATATTGTTCCATCAACTGCAAACCTTGGTGCTAGAGGACCTTCCAGAGCTCGTGAGCTTCTTAAGCACAAAAAGTTCATTCATGACTGACTGTGGGCAGATCATTGCAGAGGGCAACCACAATCTTCACATGCCACTTCTACATCAG CACTCATTCCCCAGCTTGGAGACACTGGAATTTTCGAACATGGATTcgttagaaattatatttggaaagttGGAGGGGCAAAACGGTAAAGAACCACAAGTTTCAATATTCCCAGCATCAGGGACAGAAGAAAGTGGAGCAACCACACACTTTGTGTCAACC ctCTCGTTTCCGAGCTTGAAGAAGTTGCACATTCGGTGGATGCGTAAGTTGGAAATTATATGGCAGGATCAAGTCACCGCGACTTCTTTTCCCAATATTCAAGAATTGGACATTCATAATTGTGACAAGTTGTTGCACGTCTTTCAATCTAAGTTGCATACAACGACAACATTAATACAAAGTCTGACTGTTCTAAATATAAGCTACTGCAGTTCATTAGAAACTGTATTTGGAAATATGGAGGGGCAAAATGGTAAAGAACCACAAGTTTTAATAGCTCCAAGTTCAGGTACAGAAGACGGAATAGCCGGACATATTGAGTTCCCCATACTAACTGAATTGTTACTATTTGAATTGCCAAAACTCAAGTGGATTTTTGAAGGAGTGCATACTAATTTGGAATCATGGCCTTCATTGAAAAGATTATGCCTGTGGGAATGTAGTGAACAAGTGAACAAAATGATGTGGGCTTCAAAATTTGCAAGCAGCAGTAGCAGTCAAGAGAACCAACTCCCGACTTGCATTCAACAACCCATGTTCGTCGTTGAGGAG GGTACGTTCCCCAACTTGGAGTATTTGTCATTTTGCTTCCGTGAAAGAACTAAATGTCCCAgcagattttcagattttcccGATCCATCTTCTCTTCTAACAGGACTGCCAAATCTGTTGAATCTTAACGTATACGATCGTGTCTGGGAGGAAATATTCCCTTATGAACTTGTTGATCGAGAAATACGATTAAGAATGCTAAGGCTCTGTCGTCTATGTATGCTTACACATTTGTGGAAAGAAGACAATACCCAGCCATGCCCACTTTTTCATAATCTGGAATACCTTCATGTGTTACGATGCGGCAAATTGAGAAACATAGTGCCATCATCTGTATCTCTTCGCAATTTGACAAGATTGGAAATATCAGATTGTCACGGATTGATCAATTTATTAACATCCTCAACTGCCAAAACTTTGGTGCAACTCGAAAGAATGACTGTGATTGATTGCAAAAGGATTACAGAAATTGTAGCAATGGAGGATGGTGAAGCAAATGTGGCAATTACTTTCAACAAGTTAAGACGCTTAGAACTTCGTGGCTTACCAAACCTCACACACTTTTGCTCTGGACATTATTCCTTTGGGTTCCCATCTTTGGATGAGGTAATTGTGAGATGTTGTCCTGAGATGAAGACTTTCAGTCACGGAGTCTTAAGTACACCAAAGCTGAAAGGAGTATCTGATGATTACAGTTGGTTTTCGAAACGGAATTTGTATTGGGAGGATGACCTGAATACCACCACACGTTGTCTTTGGGAGGAGTCAAATCAATATGATACTCGATTGTTATTCAGAGAAAGG GTTGAGAAttctgaagaagatgaagatcatCCTTCAGAAGATGAAGATCATTCTGAGAattttgaagaagatgaagatcatCCTTCAGAAGATGAAGATCATTCTGAGAAttctgaagaagatgaagatcatCCTTCAGAAGATGAAGATCATTTTGAGACTACTGAAGAATGGTga